One Qiania dongpingensis genomic window carries:
- a CDS encoding SpoVA/SpoVAEb family sporulation membrane protein — MDYLKAFLIGGAICALVQILMDKTKLMPGRIMVLLVCSGVVLGFLGVYEPFIEWAGSGASVPLLGFGNTLFKGVKESVSEEGPLGLFLGGLKASAAGISGALIFGYIGSLIFEPKMKD, encoded by the coding sequence ATGGATTATTTAAAAGCATTCTTAATAGGAGGCGCGATCTGTGCCCTGGTGCAGATCCTCATGGACAAAACAAAGCTGATGCCTGGCCGCATCATGGTGCTTTTGGTGTGCTCCGGCGTAGTCCTTGGCTTTCTTGGCGTTTACGAGCCCTTCATCGAATGGGCCGGGTCAGGCGCTTCCGTTCCTCTCCTCGGCTTTGGCAATACTCTGTTCAAAGGTGTGAAAGAAAGCGTCAGTGAAGAAGGGCCTCTCGGCCTGTTTTTAGGCGGTCTGAAAGCCAGCGCGGCAGGCATCAGCGGCGCACTGATCTTCGGATATATCGGTTCTCTGATCTTCGAGCCTAAAATGAAGGATTGA
- a CDS encoding AraC family transcriptional regulator, giving the protein MDRKKLVNQSIDYIMQHLDEDLSLDIVAAQFYVSRFHFSRIFKEETGESVYAFIKRCRVDQSAVDIKLNPTKSIADIGLDYGYSSSNYSTVFRKRHNVSPAVFKKSIMSHSMSVPFTPKRVVPFKTEEEYAAHIGIQKIDDLFLIYERFIGSYADIEKNWYQFLDKYKGFLKENTILAERFFNDPAITDSSQCICDICMTAELECGLNNVMWMKGGKWIVYHFSGEIRDIYETLQGVFSVWLPQSGFKMARQYGLNIYRSIDRDNHSVVMDLCIPIQ; this is encoded by the coding sequence ATGGACAGGAAAAAACTCGTAAATCAAAGCATTGACTATATTATGCAGCATTTGGATGAAGATCTGTCGCTTGATATCGTTGCCGCGCAGTTCTACGTATCAAGATTTCATTTCAGCCGTATATTCAAGGAAGAGACGGGTGAAAGCGTTTATGCGTTTATCAAGCGCTGCAGAGTCGATCAAAGTGCGGTAGATATAAAGTTAAACCCAACAAAATCAATTGCAGATATCGGTTTGGATTATGGATACAGCTCTTCCAACTATAGCACTGTATTTAGAAAGCGCCATAATGTTTCTCCGGCTGTGTTTAAGAAGTCCATAATGAGTCACAGCATGTCTGTTCCTTTTACTCCGAAACGGGTCGTTCCATTTAAAACCGAGGAGGAATATGCCGCCCACATTGGGATTCAAAAGATAGATGATTTATTTTTGATCTATGAAAGATTTATAGGAAGCTATGCGGATATTGAAAAGAACTGGTATCAGTTTTTGGATAAATATAAGGGATTCTTGAAGGAAAATACAATCTTGGCAGAACGATTTTTCAATGATCCGGCCATTACGGACTCATCCCAATGTATCTGCGACATTTGTATGACGGCAGAACTGGAGTGCGGACTGAATAATGTAATGTGGATGAAAGGCGGCAAATGGATCGTATATCACTTCAGTGGAGAGATCAGAGATATTTATGAGACGCTGCAAGGGGTTTTCAGCGTCTGGCTGCCTCAGAGTGGCTTCAAAATGGCACGGCAGTATGGACTGAATATCTATCGCAGCATTGACCGGGATAACCATAGCGTTGTAATGGATCTATGCATCCCAATTCAATAA
- a CDS encoding DUF6144 family protein — translation MFDIRKIQENVIYECVKAESDADTAKEVVYGEERTDHAENDADWVKSAMRRLESRFAPESVKKIRMNCQCGYGMEEKLSLLKELKSNAESIEEFADSEKAKAAGLFCENGELFLRFYFCPCPMLAEVERLETKAWCQCTAGYSKVLFEKAFACKADVELFKSIKMGDSVCLMKITLCDPDWK, via the coding sequence ATGTTTGATATAAGGAAGATCCAAGAGAATGTAATTTATGAATGTGTCAAGGCCGAAAGTGACGCGGATACAGCCAAAGAAGTCGTGTATGGCGAGGAGCGGACGGATCATGCGGAAAACGACGCCGATTGGGTGAAGTCTGCGATGCGGCGTTTAGAAAGCAGATTTGCTCCTGAGTCGGTAAAGAAAATACGGATGAACTGTCAATGCGGCTATGGAATGGAAGAGAAACTTTCGCTTTTAAAGGAATTAAAGTCAAATGCAGAATCCATAGAAGAATTTGCGGATTCGGAGAAAGCAAAGGCTGCCGGGCTCTTTTGCGAAAATGGCGAACTTTTCCTGCGATTTTATTTCTGTCCGTGCCCTATGCTTGCAGAGGTGGAGAGACTAGAGACAAAAGCATGGTGCCAGTGTACGGCCGGCTACAGTAAAGTGCTTTTTGAAAAGGCGTTTGCATGTAAGGCAGATGTGGAATTGTTTAAAAGTATAAAGATGGGCGATTCGGTATGTCTGATGAAAATCACCCTCTGTGATCCTGATTGGAAATAA